In one window of Fusobacteria bacterium ZRK30 DNA:
- a CDS encoding AMP-binding protein, whose translation MKFIISRDKPALIYKGTEITYKELVRRILYYSDMLKLEHPEDKVLVFLENRPEIAYAVFSIWEKKGISINVDAGSSAAEIAYFLTDAQPKYLYTSNKNLEVAAEALKISGLDIPIINLDEVKVPENFIGKKDYIEAPVGDRTVLLLYTSGTTGDPKGVMLTMDNLLSNIDNIAKVGLYREVDRILALLPMHHVLPLMGNLILPIKIGGTVIILDDLSSAAIKGALQEYKITLFIGVPRLWEMFHKGIMEKINANFIPRTLFKIVSKTNNIELGRKIFKKVQDGFGGHMHIMVSGGAKIDPQIVKDFNTLGFRMLEGYGLTETSPILTFNRYDDIRPGSCGGALPGIELKIADDGEIIARGKNVMKGYYNKPEATAEVIDKDGWFHTGDLGEIKDSYLYIIGRKKEMIVLPNGKNINPQDIENSIMKKTNLISELAVTEHKSHLVAIVYPNFAVIEQEGIKNISEAIKWNVIDPYNIEAPSYRKILDIKIVQEELPKTRLGKLRRFKLKDLLEDKKRVVEKITEPTTKEYLILKKFIENLKGVSSTPKDHFELDLGMDSLDFVELLSFVGNTFNIIIMEEELSQYPTLFDLSKFLHDKGVEITEKENDWSKILNKDIDVFIPKSSAALKFAKCILTPFFKGYIKINKSGLDNITNQPAIFIGNHQSFLDGFILNTAMNKKILENTYYLAISKHFNGSLKKWGADHGNIILLDLDNNLSETLQTAAMVLRQGKNLVIFPEGARSRDGEMAEFKKAFAILSKTLNIPVQPFVIDGAYKSMPIGSKFPKPTNVDLAFLPPLYPKDLEIDEIVKNSENLVKKYLEKN comes from the coding sequence ATGAAATTTATTATTTCAAGAGACAAACCAGCCCTGATATACAAGGGAACTGAAATTACGTATAAAGAATTAGTAAGAAGAATTTTATATTATTCAGATATGTTAAAATTAGAACATCCAGAGGATAAGGTATTAGTATTTTTAGAAAACCGGCCTGAGATCGCATATGCTGTATTTTCAATCTGGGAAAAAAAAGGAATTTCCATCAATGTAGATGCTGGAAGTAGTGCTGCTGAAATCGCATATTTTTTAACCGATGCACAACCAAAGTATCTATATACCAGTAATAAAAACTTAGAAGTTGCTGCAGAAGCACTTAAAATATCCGGATTGGATATCCCTATCATCAATTTAGATGAAGTAAAAGTTCCTGAAAATTTTATAGGTAAAAAAGACTATATTGAAGCTCCTGTGGGAGATCGAACTGTCCTACTTCTTTATACTTCAGGTACTACTGGAGATCCTAAAGGAGTTATGCTTACTATGGATAACCTCCTTTCCAATATCGATAATATTGCTAAAGTTGGTTTATACCGTGAAGTTGATCGAATCTTAGCCCTTTTACCTATGCACCATGTCCTTCCACTTATGGGAAACTTGATCCTCCCTATAAAGATTGGAGGTACAGTTATTATCTTAGATGATCTCTCCTCTGCTGCCATTAAAGGTGCATTGCAGGAATATAAGATTACATTATTTATAGGAGTTCCTAGATTATGGGAGATGTTTCATAAGGGAATAATGGAAAAAATAAATGCTAACTTCATCCCTAGAACACTATTTAAAATTGTTTCTAAAACAAACAATATAGAACTTGGTAGAAAGATATTTAAAAAAGTGCAAGATGGATTTGGCGGACACATGCATATTATGGTTTCTGGAGGAGCTAAGATAGATCCACAGATCGTTAAAGATTTTAATACTCTGGGATTTAGAATGCTAGAAGGTTACGGTCTTACTGAAACATCTCCAATCCTTACATTTAACAGATATGATGATATAAGACCCGGATCTTGTGGTGGAGCACTTCCAGGAATCGAATTAAAAATAGCTGATGATGGCGAAATTATTGCCCGTGGAAAAAACGTAATGAAGGGGTATTATAACAAACCGGAAGCTACAGCAGAAGTAATAGACAAAGATGGCTGGTTCCATACAGGAGATTTAGGGGAGATAAAAGACAGTTACCTTTACATTATAGGTAGAAAAAAAGAGATGATTGTCCTTCCAAACGGGAAAAATATCAATCCGCAAGATATAGAAAACAGTATTATGAAAAAAACTAATTTAATTTCTGAATTAGCTGTTACTGAGCATAAAAGCCATCTAGTTGCAATTGTATATCCAAATTTTGCAGTTATTGAGCAGGAAGGCATAAAAAATATAAGTGAAGCTATCAAATGGAATGTTATAGATCCATATAATATCGAAGCTCCTAGCTATAGAAAAATATTAGATATCAAAATTGTGCAGGAGGAACTGCCTAAAACAAGGCTGGGGAAACTTAGAAGATTTAAATTAAAAGACCTGTTAGAGGATAAAAAAAGAGTTGTAGAAAAAATAACAGAACCAACTACAAAAGAATACTTAATATTGAAAAAATTCATAGAAAATTTAAAAGGAGTATCTTCTACACCAAAAGACCATTTTGAATTAGATCTAGGGATGGATTCATTGGATTTTGTAGAGTTATTGTCATTTGTTGGAAATACATTCAATATTATCATCATGGAGGAAGAGCTTTCTCAGTACCCTACTTTATTTGATCTGTCTAAATTTTTACATGACAAGGGAGTAGAAATTACAGAGAAGGAAAATGACTGGTCTAAAATACTAAATAAGGATATTGATGTTTTTATACCTAAATCTAGTGCAGCCTTAAAATTTGCAAAGTGTATCTTGACTCCATTTTTTAAGGGATATATTAAAATAAATAAAAGCGGTTTAGATAATATAACTAATCAGCCGGCAATCTTCATAGGAAACCATCAAAGTTTCTTAGATGGTTTTATACTCAATACAGCTATGAACAAGAAAATTTTAGAAAATACCTATTACCTAGCTATATCTAAACATTTTAACGGTTCATTGAAAAAATGGGGTGCTGACCATGGAAATATAATTCTTTTAGATTTAGATAATAACTTAAGTGAAACTTTACAAACTGCTGCTATGGTTCTTCGTCAAGGAAAAAATTTAGTTATATTCCCTGAAGGGGCTAGAAGCAGGGATGGGGAGATGGCAGAATTTAAAAAAGCCTTTGCTATACTAAGTAAAACTTTAAATATACCAGTTCAGCCATTTGTTATTGATGGTGCTTATAAATCTATGCCTATTGGAAGTAAGTTTCCAAAACCCACAAATGTTGACTTAGCATTCCTTCCGCCTCTATATCCTAAAGATTTAGAGATCGATGAAATTGTAAAAAATAGTGAAAACCTAGTTAAAAAATACCTAGAAAAGAATTAA
- a CDS encoding alanine:cation symporter family protein: MESFINQLNGIIWSPLLVYLCLGAGLFFTLKIGGAQFFMVKEMIRLLLGKDVKPGERSKDSISGFEAMCMSVSGRVGTGNIAGVATAIALGGPGSIFWLWVISLLGAASSYVESTLGQLYKEQIEGGYRGGPAYYFKKGFLGGKAWYGNLFAVVTVAGMSLFMPSVQSNVIAGSMQTATGIPTWVTGLAIVTLLSIIIFGGAKRIAKFAGVVVPFMAIAYIIVALIVLALNAGDIVPSLVLIVRSAFGQEEAFAGIVGSAVMWGVKRGIYSNEAGQGTGPASAAAADTSHPAKQGLIQAFSIYIDSVFVCTATALMIIITGAYKVFSPTGKEIYSGFGSSAEMTASTIGPLNTTAALDAGIGYGAYIVAIAIMFFAFTTILAYFWNGDSAAVYLFGDEASGKKIRKILTIVFLGFTFLGTIMSGGMAWTLGDIGVGMMAWVNIVGILVMYKPTIICLKDYKARMKNGTQDDWDFNPNEIGIQGSFKLWDDIRIEGRDLEPAEVELEIS, from the coding sequence ATGGAAAGTTTTATTAATCAGTTAAATGGTATTATTTGGTCACCGCTGCTTGTCTATCTTTGTCTGGGAGCAGGACTCTTCTTCACTTTAAAGATTGGAGGAGCACAATTTTTTATGGTAAAAGAGATGATAAGATTATTATTAGGAAAAGATGTTAAGCCAGGAGAGAGATCCAAAGATTCAATAAGTGGATTTGAGGCAATGTGTATGTCGGTTTCTGGAAGGGTAGGAACAGGTAATATTGCAGGAGTTGCTACAGCTATTGCTTTAGGTGGACCGGGATCTATCTTTTGGTTATGGGTTATCTCACTTCTAGGTGCAGCTTCATCATATGTTGAATCTACATTGGGTCAATTATATAAAGAACAAATCGAAGGAGGATACAGGGGAGGTCCAGCTTACTACTTTAAAAAAGGTTTCTTAGGTGGTAAAGCTTGGTATGGTAACTTATTTGCTGTTGTAACTGTAGCCGGTATGTCACTATTTATGCCTTCTGTACAATCTAATGTAATTGCAGGATCTATGCAGACAGCTACTGGAATCCCTACATGGGTAACTGGATTAGCGATTGTTACATTATTATCGATAATTATATTTGGTGGTGCAAAAAGAATAGCGAAATTTGCCGGTGTTGTAGTTCCATTTATGGCTATAGCTTATATCATCGTAGCTCTTATAGTACTCGCTTTAAATGCTGGAGATATTGTTCCATCATTAGTATTAATCGTTAGATCTGCATTTGGTCAAGAAGAAGCCTTTGCCGGTATCGTAGGTAGTGCTGTTATGTGGGGAGTTAAAAGAGGAATTTACTCCAATGAAGCTGGTCAGGGTACCGGTCCTGCATCTGCCGCTGCTGCAGACACTTCACATCCTGCTAAACAAGGATTAATTCAAGCTTTCTCTATCTATATAGATTCTGTATTTGTATGTACTGCAACTGCATTGATGATCATCATCACTGGCGCTTACAAAGTTTTCAGCCCTACTGGAAAAGAGATCTACTCTGGATTTGGATCTTCTGCTGAGATGACTGCCTCTACAATTGGACCACTTAATACAACTGCAGCATTGGATGCTGGTATTGGTTATGGAGCATATATCGTAGCAATAGCTATCATGTTCTTTGCCTTTACAACAATATTAGCCTATTTCTGGAATGGTGACTCAGCTGCAGTCTATCTATTTGGAGATGAAGCTTCTGGTAAAAAAATTAGAAAGATATTAACTATCGTATTTTTAGGATTCACATTCTTAGGTACAATTATGTCTGGTGGTATGGCTTGGACATTGGGTGACATTGGTGTAGGAATGATGGCATGGGTTAATATAGTAGGTATTTTAGTTATGTATAAACCGACTATAATATGTCTAAAAGATTATAAAGCTAGAATGAAAAATGGAACCCAAGATGACTGGGACTTCAATCCAAATGAAATTGGAATTCAAGGAAGCTTTAAACTCTGGGATGACATAAGAATAGAAGGCAGAGATTTAGAACCAGCCGAGGTAGAATTAGAGATCTCGTAA
- a CDS encoding class I SAM-dependent methyltransferase, whose amino-acid sequence MSDFNERAKDWDTESKIERSNAIAKSIKNNIKLKKNMNILDFGCGTGLLIFPLIEEVGAVHGIDLASNMLDILNEKGKNHKNLTTELTGIFDITSTFDLIMSSMVMHHIEDISKLAKKLYDSLNPNGMIAIADLMEEDGSFHDSLDGIYALGFSNEFLEKIFKGAGFKEIKIVENIFIMEKNNKNYPLFLLVGKK is encoded by the coding sequence ATGAGTGATTTTAATGAACGTGCAAAAGATTGGGATACAGAGTCAAAAATAGAGCGTAGCAATGCAATTGCCAAATCAATAAAAAACAATATAAAATTAAAGAAAAATATGAACATTTTAGACTTTGGATGTGGTACCGGACTTCTAATTTTCCCATTAATAGAGGAAGTCGGAGCAGTCCATGGGATAGATTTGGCTTCTAATATGTTAGATATTTTAAATGAAAAAGGCAAAAATCACAAAAATTTAACCACAGAACTTACAGGAATATTTGACATCACCTCAACCTTTGACCTGATTATGAGTTCTATGGTTATGCACCATATTGAAGATATATCAAAATTAGCAAAAAAACTATATGATTCTTTAAACCCTAATGGGATGATAGCTATCGCAGATCTAATGGAAGAAGATGGTTCATTTCATGATTCATTAGATGGAATTTATGCCTTGGGATTCTCAAATGAATTTTTAGAGAAAATTTTTAAAGGTGCAGGATTTAAAGAGATAAAAATAGTTGAAAATATTTTTATTATGGAAAAAAACAATAAAAATTATCCGTTATTCTTACTTGTAGGGAAAAAATGA
- a CDS encoding M48 family metallopeptidase, with product MIKKYKIVIGNKERELSIIKKKKKNISLQVKPSMEIILSIPIRISYSYGLKLIETKSAWIEEKLEKYASVLDNSGIYYLGKLYSLKREKSEVPIKIMGQDIIFNDSEEFDFHLNEWYHQKIKRILEGYLEKYTKLMKLYPKKIKIKPLKSAWGICYSSGTITFNLNLVKIPLNIIEYLVVHELGHLKHPNHSKEYWEYIGKYIEDPKSHRRWLRKNGYKFI from the coding sequence ATGATAAAAAAATATAAAATAGTTATTGGAAATAAAGAACGTGAACTGAGTATAATAAAGAAAAAGAAAAAAAATATCTCCCTTCAGGTAAAACCATCTATGGAGATCATCTTAAGTATTCCTATAAGAATATCCTACTCCTACGGATTAAAATTAATAGAAACAAAATCTGCATGGATAGAGGAAAAATTGGAAAAATATGCCTCTGTACTTGATAACTCAGGGATCTATTATCTGGGTAAACTCTATTCTTTGAAGAGAGAAAAATCCGAGGTTCCCATAAAAATAATGGGACAAGATATAATTTTTAATGACTCAGAAGAGTTTGATTTCCATTTAAATGAATGGTATCATCAAAAAATAAAAAGGATTTTAGAGGGATATCTCGAAAAATATACTAAACTTATGAAACTTTATCCAAAGAAAATAAAGATTAAGCCATTAAAATCTGCATGGGGAATATGCTATTCCAGCGGAACTATTACTTTTAACCTTAATCTTGTAAAAATACCACTAAATATTATTGAATATTTGGTGGTACACGAACTAGGTCACCTAAAACATCCTAACCATTCCAAGGAATATTGGGAATATATAGGCAAATATATAGAAGATCCAAAATCTCACCGTAGATGGCTGAGAAAAAATGGATATAAATTTATATAA
- a CDS encoding HNH endonuclease: MKHLFEHRCFNCGSKKNLQIDHHMPLSLGYGLKIGDMYNAVLLCKRCNNQKSSLLPTKFYTPSQLKILETVYDISTHKNKYTDNYKNIDIENIIDLYEKSLKDKALLYLDYLDYLWNQKKTSKYRLKKGNFYKVYYTNEQRLQTICGKIKYNFLLGKLDIDSRKVRLRDIKGVILWRCH, from the coding sequence ATAAAACATCTATTTGAACATCGCTGTTTTAATTGTGGGAGTAAAAAAAACCTGCAAATAGATCATCATATGCCCCTATCCCTGGGATATGGATTGAAAATAGGTGATATGTATAACGCAGTTCTCCTCTGTAAGAGGTGTAATAATCAAAAGAGCAGTCTCCTACCTACAAAGTTCTATACGCCATCCCAGCTTAAAATTTTAGAAACAGTTTATGATATTTCTACTCATAAAAACAAATATACAGACAATTATAAAAATATAGATATTGAAAATATCATAGATCTCTACGAGAAATCCCTTAAAGATAAAGCACTACTATATTTAGATTATTTGGATTATTTATGGAACCAGAAAAAAACATCTAAATACAGATTAAAAAAAGGGAATTTTTATAAGGTCTACTATACCAATGAACAAAGACTTCAAACAATCTGCGGTAAAATAAAATATAATTTTTTGTTAGGGAAACTAGATATAGACAGTCGAAAAGTACGTTTAAGAGATATTAAAGGGGTGATCTTATGGAGATGTCATTAA
- a CDS encoding Na/Pi cotransporter family protein: MEMSLKILFNTIGGLSIFLYGMFRMSDSIQKLAGQKLRNIINSMTSNRIMGLGVGATITAIIQSSSITTVMVVGFVNANLMTLRQAIGIILGADIGTTITGWLLVLKIGKYGLPIAGIGIFLFLFHRSSRWKQRGNLILGIGMIFFGLELMKLGIRPLKDLPAFIELFSKFEASNFQGVILSAVMGAFLTAILQSSSATVGITMAMASQGLLSPNSAVALVLGENIGTTITAFLASLTGSTSAKKAAYAHISIKIIGVSIIIPLFFFYVRFIASIASPEEDIVKYIAISHTLFNVFIALLFLPFTTKLEKLLNYIIPESQQNLNLEIDDDNLAKVPFIVLEKSKLLISRMNDIYSQAFHDFGILISNDFEKCDRCVDGLFKAEQELDEIQIIITDSLTSVLRHSDSNKSVLEVRYHLELADFYESLGDYEASLAKQYLQLKRDDLHFHPHRKKAILKIHSLINKLNSEFSDLLKYPDNNKIKDLIKRSEHINQTLQFNKKKENTMEIHIYFRIMEKLRRINRHLLFIMRSVEKYNNL; the protein is encoded by the coding sequence ATGGAGATGTCATTAAAGATATTATTTAATACTATCGGTGGATTAAGCATCTTCCTCTATGGGATGTTTCGAATGTCTGACAGTATACAAAAATTAGCAGGGCAAAAACTAAGAAATATCATAAATAGTATGACTTCTAATAGAATCATGGGGTTGGGAGTAGGAGCTACTATCACTGCTATTATTCAGTCTTCATCTATCACGACGGTTATGGTCGTGGGGTTTGTAAATGCAAATCTTATGACCCTGAGACAGGCTATAGGTATAATTTTAGGTGCAGATATAGGAACTACTATTACAGGATGGCTCTTAGTTTTAAAAATCGGTAAATACGGCTTACCTATAGCAGGAATCGGTATCTTTCTTTTTCTTTTTCATAGATCATCCAGGTGGAAGCAAAGGGGTAATTTGATCTTAGGAATCGGAATGATTTTCTTTGGATTAGAACTAATGAAACTTGGAATTAGACCCCTTAAAGATCTTCCGGCATTTATAGAGCTATTTAGTAAATTTGAAGCCTCCAATTTTCAAGGTGTTATTTTATCTGCTGTTATGGGAGCATTCCTTACAGCTATTTTACAATCATCTTCAGCCACTGTAGGAATAACTATGGCTATGGCAAGTCAAGGTCTTCTAAGTCCTAACAGTGCCGTAGCTCTGGTCCTAGGAGAAAATATCGGAACTACTATCACTGCTTTTCTAGCATCTCTTACTGGATCTACCAGTGCTAAAAAGGCAGCTTATGCCCATATCAGTATAAAGATAATTGGAGTTTCAATTATTATTCCACTATTTTTTTTCTATGTAAGGTTTATTGCTTCCATAGCCAGCCCAGAGGAAGATATCGTTAAATATATTGCAATTTCCCATACTTTATTTAATGTTTTCATCGCCTTATTATTTTTACCATTTACAACTAAATTAGAAAAATTACTTAATTATATTATTCCAGAAAGTCAACAAAATTTAAATTTAGAAATTGATGACGATAACCTAGCTAAAGTTCCATTTATTGTTTTAGAAAAATCTAAACTTTTAATCTCCAGGATGAACGATATATATTCACAAGCTTTTCATGATTTTGGAATACTTATCTCAAATGATTTTGAGAAGTGTGATAGATGTGTAGATGGATTGTTTAAAGCTGAACAAGAATTAGACGAGATTCAGATCATCATAACCGATTCATTGACCTCTGTTCTCAGACACAGTGATTCCAATAAATCCGTCCTAGAAGTAAGATACCATTTAGAGTTAGCAGATTTTTATGAATCTTTAGGAGATTATGAAGCTAGTTTAGCCAAACAATACCTGCAATTAAAAAGAGATGACCTGCATTTTCATCCTCACAGAAAAAAAGCTATTTTAAAGATTCACTCTTTGATAAATAAACTAAATTCTGAATTTTCTGATCTATTAAAATATCCAGATAACAATAAAATAAAAGACCTTATTAAAAGGTCTGAACATATTAATCAAACCCTGCAGTTTAATAAAAAAAAGGAAAATACCATGGAAATTCATATTTATTTTAGAATAATGGAGAAATTAAGAAGGATAAACAGACATCTGCTATTTATAATGAGATCCGTTGAAAAATATAACAATCTTTAA